From one Enterobacter kobei genomic stretch:
- a CDS encoding ornithine decarboxylase, with amino-acid sequence MKTMKIAASRELVSLLSTHREVVSLDNTDFTDVAAVVITVADSYSGILALLKRTGFQLPVFMFSDTPADAPPGVEAVIGGKAQELLELESAACRYEENLLPPFFDTLTQYVAMDNSTFACPGHQHGAFFKKHPAGRQFFEFFGENVFRADMCNADVKLGDLLIHEGSAKHAQKFAAKVFHADKTYFVLNGTSAANKVVTNALLTRGDLVLFDRNNHKSNHHGALIQAGATPVYLEAARNPFGFIGGIDEHCFDERYLREQIRAVAPEKADEARPFRLAVIQLGTYDGTIYNARQVIDKIGSLCDYILFDSAWVGYEQFIPMMADCSPLLLDLNENDPGIFVTQSVHKQQAGFSQTSQIHKKDNHIRGQARFCPHKRLNNAFMLHASTSPFYPLFAALDVNAKIHEGESGRRLWAECVELGIEARKAIIANCKMIKPFVPPEVAGRPWQDHPTHAIASERRFFSFEPGASWHGFDGYAREQYFVDPCKLLLTTPGIDAQTGDYTDFGIPATILAHYLRENGIVPEKCDLNSILFLLTPAESAEKMAQLVAMLGQFEQHIEDDTPLADVLPTIFNKYPVRYRDYTLRELCQEMHDLYVSFDVKDLQKAMFRADSFPPVAMNPQDANSEFIRGNVELVRISEAEGRIAAEGALPYPPGVLCVVPGEVWGGAVQRYFLALEEGVNLLPGFSPELQGVYSETDADGIKRLFGYVLKG; translated from the coding sequence CCCTGCCGATGCGCCGCCGGGCGTCGAGGCGGTGATCGGCGGCAAAGCGCAGGAACTGCTGGAGCTGGAATCCGCCGCCTGTCGCTACGAAGAAAATCTGCTGCCGCCGTTTTTCGATACGCTGACGCAGTACGTGGCTATGGACAACAGCACTTTCGCCTGTCCGGGACACCAGCACGGCGCGTTCTTCAAAAAGCACCCCGCCGGGCGTCAGTTCTTTGAGTTCTTCGGTGAAAACGTCTTTCGTGCCGACATGTGCAACGCCGACGTTAAACTTGGCGATTTGCTGATCCACGAAGGCTCCGCCAAACACGCGCAGAAATTTGCTGCCAAAGTGTTCCATGCGGATAAAACCTACTTTGTGCTGAACGGCACGTCGGCGGCGAACAAAGTCGTCACCAATGCGCTGCTGACGCGCGGCGACCTGGTGTTGTTCGATCGCAACAACCACAAATCCAATCACCATGGCGCGCTGATCCAGGCGGGCGCGACGCCGGTCTATCTGGAAGCAGCCCGTAACCCGTTCGGCTTTATCGGCGGCATTGATGAGCACTGTTTTGATGAGCGTTACCTGCGCGAGCAGATCCGCGCCGTCGCGCCGGAGAAAGCTGACGAGGCGCGCCCGTTCCGCCTCGCGGTGATCCAGCTTGGCACCTACGACGGTACGATCTACAACGCCCGTCAGGTGATCGACAAGATCGGATCACTGTGCGATTACATCCTTTTTGACTCAGCGTGGGTGGGTTACGAGCAGTTTATTCCGATGATGGCCGACTGTTCGCCGCTGCTGCTCGATCTGAACGAAAACGATCCGGGGATCTTCGTCACCCAGTCGGTGCACAAGCAGCAGGCGGGCTTCTCCCAGACCTCGCAGATCCACAAAAAAGATAACCATATTCGCGGCCAGGCGCGCTTCTGCCCGCATAAACGGCTGAACAACGCTTTTATGCTGCACGCCTCCACCAGCCCGTTTTACCCGTTGTTTGCCGCGCTGGACGTGAACGCCAAGATCCACGAAGGGGAAAGCGGACGCCGCCTGTGGGCGGAGTGCGTCGAACTGGGTATCGAAGCGCGCAAGGCGATCATCGCCAACTGCAAGATGATCAAACCTTTTGTGCCGCCAGAAGTGGCGGGGCGTCCGTGGCAGGATCATCCGACTCACGCTATCGCCAGCGAGCGCCGCTTTTTCAGTTTTGAGCCGGGCGCCAGCTGGCACGGTTTTGACGGCTATGCCCGCGAGCAATATTTTGTCGATCCCTGCAAGCTGCTGCTCACCACGCCGGGGATCGATGCGCAGACCGGTGATTACACCGATTTCGGTATTCCGGCGACCATTCTGGCGCACTACCTGCGTGAGAACGGCATCGTGCCGGAGAAGTGCGATCTGAACTCGATCCTCTTCCTGCTGACCCCTGCCGAGAGCGCGGAGAAAATGGCGCAGCTGGTGGCGATGCTCGGTCAGTTTGAGCAGCATATTGAAGACGATACGCCGCTGGCCGACGTACTGCCGACCATCTTCAACAAATACCCGGTGCGCTACCGCGATTACACCCTGCGCGAGCTGTGTCAGGAGATGCACGACTTATACGTCAGCTTTGACGTCAAAGATCTGCAAAAAGCGATGTTCCGCGCCGACAGCTTCCCGCCGGTGGCGATGAATCCGCAGGATGCGAACAGCGAATTTATTCGTGGCAATGTGGAACTGGTGCGCATCAGCGAAGCCGAAGGGCGCATCGCGGCGGAAGGCGCGCTGCCGTATCCGCCGGGCGTCTTATGCGTGGTGCCAGGTGAAGTGTGGGGCGGTGCGGTACAGCGCTATTTCCTCGCGCTGGAAGAGGGCGTTAACCTGCTGCCGGGCTTTTCGCCGGAGCTGCAGGGCGTGTATAGCGAAACAGACGCCGATGGCATCAAGCGTCTGTTTGGCTATGTGTTGAAAGGTTAG
- the mltC gene encoding membrane-bound lytic murein transglycosylase MltC, with protein sequence MKKYLAFALIAPLLISCSSSNNKGDSYNEAWVKDTNGFDILMGQFAHNIENIWGFNEVLIAGPKDYVKYTDQYQTRSHINFDDGSITIETIAGTDPAAHLRKAIIKTLLMGDDPGSIDLYSDVDDIPISKQPFLYGQVVDNNGEAIRWQWRAARYADYLLQTRMKSRQNGLKVIYSVTINLVANHLDKRAHKYTGMVRKASRKYGVDESLILAIMQTESSFNPYAVSRSDALGLMQVVQHSAGKDVFRAQGRSGMPDRNFLFDPASNIDTGTAYLAMLNNVYLSGITNPTSRRYAVITAYNGGAGSVLRVFSSDKVQAANIINRMSPGDVYEALTTRHPSAESRRYLYKVDTAQKSYRRN encoded by the coding sequence ATGAAAAAATATTTAGCGTTTGCCCTGATCGCGCCGTTACTCATCTCGTGTTCCAGTTCCAATAATAAGGGCGATAGCTATAACGAAGCCTGGGTAAAGGACACCAACGGTTTTGACATTCTGATGGGCCAGTTCGCCCATAACATCGAAAACATCTGGGGATTTAACGAAGTCCTGATCGCAGGCCCCAAGGACTACGTTAAGTATACCGATCAGTACCAGACCCGCAGCCACATCAACTTTGATGACGGCTCGATCACCATCGAAACCATTGCCGGCACAGATCCTGCGGCCCACCTGCGCAAAGCGATCATCAAGACGCTGCTGATGGGCGACGATCCCGGCTCCATCGACCTTTACTCTGACGTCGATGATATTCCGATCTCCAAACAGCCGTTCCTTTACGGACAGGTAGTGGATAACAACGGCGAGGCCATTCGCTGGCAGTGGCGCGCGGCGCGTTACGCGGATTATCTGCTGCAAACGCGTATGAAAAGCCGACAGAACGGGCTGAAAGTGATCTACAGCGTGACCATTAACCTGGTGGCGAACCACCTGGATAAACGTGCGCATAAATACACTGGCATGGTGCGCAAGGCGTCACGCAAGTATGGCGTAGATGAATCGCTGATCCTGGCGATTATGCAGACGGAATCCTCCTTTAACCCGTACGCCGTCAGCCGTTCCGATGCGCTGGGGCTAATGCAGGTTGTGCAGCACAGCGCCGGGAAAGACGTGTTCCGCGCGCAGGGACGGTCCGGGATGCCGGACCGCAACTTCCTGTTCGATCCGGCCAGCAACATTGATACCGGCACGGCCTATCTGGCGATGCTGAACAATGTCTATCTGTCCGGCATCACTAACCCGACCTCACGGCGTTATGCGGTGATCACCGCCTATAACGGCGGCGCGGGCAGCGTGTTACGGGTGTTCTCAAGCGATAAGGTGCAGGCGGCGAACATCATTAACCGCATGTCGCCGGGGGATGTGTATGAAGCGCTTACCACGCGGCATCCGTCTGCCGAATCGCGCCGCTATCTGTATAAAGTGGACACGGCGCAGAAAAGCTATCGTCGCAATTGA
- a CDS encoding oxidative damage protection protein — translation MSRTIFCTFLGREAEGQDFQLYPGDVGKRIYNEISKEAWAQWQQKQTMLINEKKLNMMNLEHRKLLEQEMINFLFEGKDVHIEGYKPQDQE, via the coding sequence ATGAGCAGAACCATTTTTTGTACCTTCCTGGGCCGTGAAGCGGAAGGTCAGGATTTCCAGCTTTATCCGGGCGACGTCGGTAAGCGCATCTATAACGAGATTTCGAAAGAAGCCTGGGCGCAGTGGCAGCAGAAACAGACCATGCTCATCAACGAAAAGAAACTCAATATGATGAACCTGGAGCACCGCAAGCTGCTGGAGCAGGAGATGATTAACTTCCTGTTCGAAGGCAAAGATGTGCACATCGAAGGCTATAAGCCGCAGGATCAAGAATAA
- the mutY gene encoding A/G-specific adenine glycosylase, giving the protein MTLNASQFSAQVLEWYDKYGRKTLPWQLEKTPYKVWLSEVMLQQTQVTTVIPYFERFMARFPTVTDLANAPLDEVLHLWTGLGYYARARNLHKAAQQVATRHHDQFPDTFDEVAALPGVGRSTAGAILSLSLNKHFPILDGNVKRVLARCYAVGGWPGKKEVEKRLWEISEQVTPAEGVARFNQAMMDLGAIVCTRSKPKCSLCPLSNGCEAYAHESWALYPGKKPKQTLPERTGYFLMLQHGDEVFLAQRPPVGLWGGLFCFPQFEDEDSLRRWLAERQISADTLSQLTAFRHTFSHFHLDIVPMWLPVSSFTACMDEGAGLWYNLAQPQSVGLAAPVERLLQQLRTGAAV; this is encoded by the coding sequence TTGACCTTAAACGCGTCGCAATTTTCAGCCCAGGTGCTGGAGTGGTATGACAAATACGGGCGTAAAACCCTGCCCTGGCAACTCGAAAAAACGCCCTACAAAGTATGGCTCTCTGAGGTGATGTTGCAACAAACGCAGGTCACCACCGTGATCCCCTACTTTGAGCGTTTTATGGCACGCTTCCCGACAGTGACGGATTTAGCCAATGCCCCGCTCGATGAGGTACTGCACCTGTGGACCGGCCTTGGCTATTACGCCCGCGCGCGCAATCTGCATAAAGCGGCGCAGCAGGTGGCGACGCGGCATCATGACCAGTTCCCGGATACCTTCGATGAAGTGGCGGCGTTGCCCGGCGTCGGGCGCTCAACCGCCGGGGCGATTTTGTCCCTGTCGCTCAACAAACACTTCCCAATCCTTGACGGTAACGTGAAGCGCGTGCTGGCCCGCTGCTATGCGGTGGGCGGCTGGCCGGGTAAAAAAGAGGTAGAAAAGCGCCTGTGGGAAATCAGTGAACAGGTGACGCCTGCCGAGGGCGTGGCGCGCTTTAACCAGGCGATGATGGATTTAGGGGCGATCGTCTGCACGCGCTCAAAACCGAAATGTTCGCTTTGCCCGCTCAGCAATGGTTGCGAAGCCTATGCGCATGAGAGCTGGGCGCTGTACCCGGGCAAAAAACCGAAGCAAACGCTGCCGGAGCGCACCGGCTATTTTCTGATGCTCCAGCACGGCGACGAGGTGTTTCTGGCCCAGCGTCCGCCGGTCGGCCTGTGGGGTGGCTTATTCTGCTTCCCGCAGTTTGAAGATGAAGACAGTCTGCGTCGCTGGCTGGCGGAACGTCAGATTAGCGCCGATACTCTCAGCCAGTTAACGGCGTTTCGCCATACTTTCAGCCATTTCCATCTGGATATTGTGCCAATGTGGCTTCCCGTGTCCTCATTCACCGCATGCATGGATGAAGGGGCGGGTCTCTGGTATAACTTAGCGCAACCGCAATCCGTCGGACTGGCGGCGCCCGTTGAGCGCCTGTTACAGCAATTACGTACCGGCGCCGCTGTATAG
- the trmB gene encoding tRNA (guanosine(46)-N7)-methyltransferase TrmB, translating into MKNDVISPEFDENGRPLRRIRSFVRRQGRLTKGQEHALENYWPVMGVEFTDAPLDFAALFGRDASVTLEIGFGMGASLVTMAKARPEQNFLGIEVHSPGVGACLATAHEEGVENLRVMCHDAVEVLHKMIPDNSLTMVQLFFPDPWHKARHNKRRIVQPPFAELVKSKLKLGGVFHMATDWEAYAEHMLEVMSSLDGYKNQSASNDYVPRPESRPVTKFEQRGHRLGHGVWDLMFERVK; encoded by the coding sequence ATGAAGAACGACGTCATTTCACCGGAATTTGATGAAAACGGCCGCCCGCTGCGCCGTATTCGCAGCTTTGTCCGCCGCCAGGGGCGTCTGACGAAAGGGCAGGAGCACGCGCTGGAAAACTACTGGCCGGTGATGGGCGTGGAATTCACCGACGCACCGCTGGATTTCGCCGCGCTGTTTGGCCGCGACGCGTCAGTCACGCTGGAGATTGGTTTCGGTATGGGGGCCTCGCTGGTCACCATGGCGAAAGCCAGGCCGGAGCAGAATTTCCTCGGCATTGAAGTGCATTCACCGGGCGTGGGTGCTTGTCTTGCTACCGCGCACGAAGAGGGTGTCGAGAACCTGCGCGTGATGTGCCACGACGCGGTAGAAGTGCTGCACAAAATGATCCCTGACAATTCTTTAACCATGGTACAGCTCTTTTTCCCTGACCCATGGCATAAAGCACGTCATAATAAACGCCGTATCGTTCAGCCGCCGTTTGCGGAGCTGGTAAAAAGCAAACTGAAGCTGGGCGGCGTATTCCATATGGCAACCGACTGGGAAGCCTATGCAGAACACATGCTGGAAGTGATGTCATCGCTGGACGGCTATAAAAACCAGTCCGCCAGCAATGACTATGTGCCGCGTCCTGAATCGCGTCCGGTAACCAAATTTGAACAGCGTGGCCATCGTCTTGGTCACGGCGTATGGGACTTAATGTTCGAGAGGGTGAAATAA
- a CDS encoding YggL family protein: MATNRSRRLRKKMHIDDFQELGFSVAWRFPEGTSEEQIDQTVDDFINEVIEPNKLAFDGSGYLVWEGLICKQEIGKCTEEDQAIVRKWLEGRKFDDVRISELFDVWWD; encoded by the coding sequence ATGGCAACGAATCGTAGCCGTCGTCTGCGTAAGAAAATGCATATCGACGATTTTCAGGAATTAGGCTTTTCCGTCGCATGGCGTTTCCCGGAAGGTACCAGCGAAGAGCAGATCGACCAGACCGTTGATGATTTCATCAACGAGGTGATCGAGCCGAACAAACTGGCGTTTGACGGTAGCGGCTATCTGGTGTGGGAAGGGCTGATTTGCAAACAGGAAATCGGCAAATGCACCGAAGAGGACCAGGCCATTGTGCGTAAATGGCTCGAAGGCCGTAAGTTCGACGATGTGCGCATCAGCGAACTTTTTGACGTCTGGTGGGACTAA
- a CDS encoding YggN family protein, producing the protein MLRKTLLAAALTVTAFTAQAEYKCSVTPRDDVVVSPQTVQVKGENGNLVMTPDGNVMFNGKQYTLTAAQREQAKDYQADLRTALPWIDEGARSRVEKGRVALDNIIAKEVGESSNMRGRLTKLDAQLKEQMNRILERRPDGITFHYKAIDEVRANGQQLVNQAMGGILQDSINEMGAKAVLKGGGNPLQGVLGSLGGLQTAIQNEWKNQEADFEQFGKAVCSRVVSLEDSRKALVSGLK; encoded by the coding sequence ATGTTGCGCAAAACGCTGCTGGCGGCTGCCCTGACGGTAACCGCATTTACCGCGCAGGCTGAATATAAATGTAGCGTCACGCCGCGTGACGACGTGGTGGTAAGCCCGCAAACCGTGCAGGTGAAAGGCGAGAACGGCAATCTGGTGATGACGCCGGACGGCAACGTGATGTTTAACGGCAAGCAATACACCCTGACCGCAGCCCAGCGCGAGCAGGCGAAAGATTATCAGGCGGATCTGCGCACCGCGCTGCCGTGGATCGACGAAGGTGCACGTAGCCGCGTCGAGAAAGGCCGCGTGGCCCTCGACAATATTATCGCCAAAGAAGTGGGTGAAAGCAGCAATATGCGCGGTCGCCTGACCAAACTCGACGCGCAGCTGAAAGAGCAGATGAACCGCATTCTTGAGCGTCGCCCGGATGGCATCACCTTCCATTACAAAGCCATTGATGAAGTGCGCGCTAACGGCCAGCAACTGGTCAATCAGGCAATGGGCGGCATCCTGCAGGACAGCATCAATGAGATGGGCGCGAAAGCGGTACTGAAAGGCGGCGGTAATCCGTTGCAGGGCGTACTCGGCAGCCTCGGCGGGCTACAGACCGCGATCCAGAATGAATGGAAGAATCAGGAAGCCGATTTTGAACAGTTCGGCAAAGCCGTGTGCAGCCGCGTAGTGTCGCTGGAAGACAGCCGCAAAGCGCTGGTCAGTGGGCTGAAGTAA
- the rluA gene encoding bifunctional tRNA pseudouridine(32) synthase/23S rRNA pseudouridine(746) synthase RluA → MLMEPYNPPQDPWLVILYQDEHIMVVNKPSGLLSVPGRLDEHKDSVMTRIQRDYPQAESVHRLDMATSGVIVVALNKAAERELKRQFREREPKKQYVARVWGHPTPDEGLVDLPLICDWPNRPLQKVCYETGKPAQTEYRVLEYAADNSARVELKPITGRSHQLRVHMQALGHPILGDRFYATPEALAMAPRLQLHAEMLTITHPVFSSSMTFKAPADF, encoded by the coding sequence ATGTTGATGGAACCCTACAATCCGCCGCAGGATCCTTGGCTGGTCATTCTGTATCAGGATGAGCACATTATGGTGGTCAACAAGCCGAGTGGCTTGTTGTCCGTACCCGGTCGTCTTGATGAGCATAAAGACAGCGTGATGACGCGCATTCAGCGCGATTATCCGCAGGCCGAATCCGTGCATCGTCTGGATATGGCCACCAGCGGCGTGATTGTGGTGGCGCTGAACAAAGCCGCTGAGCGTGAGCTTAAGCGGCAGTTCCGCGAGCGTGAGCCAAAGAAACAGTATGTGGCCCGCGTATGGGGCCATCCGACGCCAGACGAAGGTCTGGTGGATTTACCGCTGATTTGCGACTGGCCGAATCGCCCGCTGCAAAAGGTGTGTTATGAAACCGGGAAACCGGCACAGACGGAGTATCGGGTGCTGGAGTATGCGGCAGATAACAGCGCGCGTGTGGAGTTAAAACCCATCACCGGACGTTCCCACCAGCTGCGTGTGCACATGCAGGCGCTGGGACATCCTATCTTAGGCGACCGGTTTTATGCCACACCCGAAGCGCTGGCGATGGCCCCGCGCCTGCAACTGCATGCGGAAATGCTGACCATCACCCACCCCGTTTTCAGCAGCAGTATGACGTTTAAAGCGCCGGCAGATTTCTGA
- the rapA gene encoding RNA polymerase-associated protein RapA, with protein sequence MPFTLGQRWISDTESELGLGTVVAMDARTVTLLFSSTGENRLYARSDAPVTRVMFNPGDTVTSHEGWQLIVDEVKAENGLLAYIGTRPDTGETNVMLREVLLDSKLIFSKPQDRLFAGQIDRMDRFALRYRARKYQSEQYRMPWSGLRGQRTSLIPHQLHIAHDVGRRHAPRVLLADEVGLGKTIEAGMILHQQLLSGAAERVLIVVPETLQHQWLVEMLRRFNLRFALFDDERYAEAQHDADNPFETEQLVICSLDFVRRSKQRLEHLCDGEWDLMVVDEAHHLVWSEDAPSREYLAIEQLAERVPGILLLTATPEQLGLESHFARLRLLDPNRFHDFAQFVEEQNNYRPVADAVAMLLAGNPLSDSELNMLGELIGEQDIEPLLQTANSNRDGAESARQELISMLMDRHGTSRVLFRNTRNGVKGFPKRELHTVKLPLPMQYQTAIKVSGIMGARKSAEERARDMLYPEQIYQEFEGDSGTWWNFDPRVEWLMGYLTSHRSQKVLVICAKAATALQLEQVLREREGIRAAVFHEGMSIIERDRAAAWFGEEDSGAQVLLCSEIGSEGRNFQFASNLVMFDLPFNPDLLEQRIGRLDRIGQAHDIQIHVPFLEKTAQSVLVRWFHEGLDAFEHTCPTGRAIYDKVYTDLIGYLASPENTDGFDELIKSCREQHDALKAQLEQGRDRLLEIHSNGGEKAQALAESIEEQDDDTALISFSMNLFDIVGINQDDRGENMIVLTPSDHMLVPDFPGLPEDGCTITFERDVALSREDAQFVTWEHPLIRNGLDLILSGDTGSSTISLLKNKALPVGTLLLELIYVVEAQAPKQLQLNRFLPATPVRMLLDKNGTNLAAQVEFETFNRQLSAVNRHTGSKLVNAVQQDVHAILQQGEAQIEKAAKALIEAARTEADEKLSAELSRLEALKAVNPNIRDDELAAIESNRQQVMESLAEAGWRLDALRLIVVTHQ encoded by the coding sequence ATGCCTTTTACACTTGGTCAACGCTGGATCAGCGATACAGAAAGCGAACTGGGACTTGGAACTGTTGTCGCCATGGATGCGCGTACCGTCACTCTGCTTTTTTCCTCCACCGGAGAAAACCGCCTGTATGCCCGTAGTGACGCCCCCGTAACCCGCGTGATGTTCAATCCAGGTGACACAGTGACCAGCCACGAAGGCTGGCAGCTTATTGTTGATGAAGTAAAAGCAGAAAACGGCCTCCTTGCTTACATTGGCACGCGCCCGGATACCGGCGAAACGAACGTTATGCTTCGCGAAGTGCTGCTCGACAGCAAACTGATTTTCAGCAAGCCGCAGGACCGTCTGTTTGCCGGACAAATCGACCGTATGGATCGTTTCGCGCTGCGCTACCGCGCGCGTAAATACCAGAGCGAACAGTACCGGATGCCATGGAGCGGCCTGCGTGGTCAGCGTACCAGCCTGATCCCGCATCAGTTGCATATCGCCCACGATGTGGGCCGCCGCCATGCGCCGCGCGTGCTGCTGGCGGATGAAGTGGGTCTGGGGAAAACCATCGAAGCGGGCATGATCCTGCATCAGCAACTGCTCTCCGGTGCGGCTGAGCGTGTGCTGATCGTCGTGCCGGAAACCCTGCAACATCAGTGGCTGGTGGAAATGCTGCGCCGCTTCAACCTGCGCTTTGCGCTGTTTGACGACGAGCGCTACGCCGAAGCCCAGCACGACGCCGATAACCCGTTTGAAACCGAGCAACTAGTGATTTGCTCCCTGGACTTCGTGCGCCGCAGCAAACAGCGCCTGGAGCATTTGTGCGACGGCGAATGGGATCTGATGGTGGTCGATGAAGCGCACCATCTGGTGTGGAGCGAAGACGCGCCAAGCCGCGAATACCTCGCCATTGAACAGCTGGCCGAACGCGTGCCGGGGATCCTGCTGCTCACCGCTACCCCGGAACAACTGGGGCTGGAAAGCCACTTTGCGCGTCTGCGTCTGCTGGATCCGAACCGCTTCCACGACTTTGCCCAGTTTGTCGAAGAGCAGAATAACTACCGCCCGGTGGCCGATGCGGTCGCCATGCTGCTGGCGGGTAACCCGCTTTCCGACAGCGAGCTGAACATGCTCGGCGAACTGATTGGCGAGCAAGATATTGAACCGCTGCTGCAAACGGCCAACAGCAACCGTGACGGCGCAGAGTCCGCCCGTCAGGAGCTGATCAGCATGCTGATGGACAGACACGGCACCAGCCGCGTGCTGTTCCGTAACACCCGTAACGGCGTGAAAGGCTTCCCGAAACGCGAGCTGCATACTGTTAAGCTGCCGCTGCCGATGCAGTATCAGACGGCAATCAAAGTCTCCGGCATTATGGGCGCGCGTAAAAGCGCCGAAGAGCGCGCCCGCGACATGCTCTATCCGGAGCAGATTTATCAGGAATTTGAAGGCGATTCCGGCACCTGGTGGAACTTCGATCCGCGCGTTGAGTGGCTGATGGGCTATCTGACCAGCCACCGCTCGCAGAAAGTGCTGGTGATTTGCGCCAAAGCCGCCACCGCGCTGCAACTGGAGCAGGTGCTACGTGAGCGCGAAGGCATCCGTGCGGCAGTGTTCCACGAAGGTATGTCGATCATCGAACGCGACCGCGCGGCGGCATGGTTCGGCGAAGAAGACAGCGGCGCGCAGGTGCTGCTGTGCTCGGAAATCGGCTCCGAAGGCCGTAACTTCCAGTTCGCCAGCAACCTGGTGATGTTCGACCTACCGTTCAACCCGGATCTGCTGGAACAGCGTATTGGTCGTCTGGATCGTATCGGTCAGGCGCATGATATTCAGATCCACGTGCCGTTCCTGGAAAAAACCGCGCAGTCCGTGCTGGTGCGCTGGTTCCATGAAGGTCTGGACGCCTTTGAACACACCTGCCCGACCGGACGCGCGATTTATGACAAGGTGTACACCGATCTTATCGGCTACCTGGCATCGCCGGAAAACACCGACGGCTTTGACGAGCTGATCAAATCCTGCCGCGAGCAGCATGACGCCCTGAAAGCTCAGCTGGAACAGGGGCGCGACCGTCTGCTGGAGATCCACTCCAACGGCGGCGAAAAAGCGCAGGCACTGGCGGAAAGTATTGAAGAGCAGGACGACGACACGGCGCTGATCAGCTTCTCCATGAACCTGTTCGATATCGTCGGCATTAATCAGGACGATCGCGGTGAGAACATGATCGTACTGACCCCGTCCGACCATATGCTGGTGCCGGATTTCCCTGGTCTGCCGGAAGATGGCTGCACCATCACCTTCGAACGTGATGTGGCGCTGTCCCGTGAAGACGCGCAGTTTGTTACCTGGGAGCATCCGCTGATCCGCAATGGTCTGGATCTGATCCTCTCCGGTGATACCGGCAGCAGCACGATTTCGCTGCTGAAAAACAAAGCCCTGCCGGTAGGGACGCTGCTGCTGGAGCTGATCTACGTGGTGGAAGCACAGGCACCGAAACAGCTTCAGCTTAACCGCTTCCTGCCTGCCACCCCGGTGCGCATGTTGCTGGATAAAAACGGCACCAACCTGGCGGCACAGGTGGAATTTGAAACCTTTAACCGTCAGCTGAGCGCGGTGAACCGTCATACCGGCAGCAAGCTGGTGAACGCGGTGCAGCAGGACGTGCATGCTATTCTGCAACAGGGTGAAGCGCAGATCGAAAAAGCGGCGAAAGCGCTTATTGAGGCGGCGCGGACTGAAGCGGATGAGAAGCTCTCTGCCGAACTTTCCCGTCTGGAAGCGCTGAAAGCGGTCAACCCGAACATCCGTGATGATGAACTGGCGGCCATTGAAAGCAATCGCCAGCAGGTAATGGAGAGTCTGGCCGAAGCGGGCTGGCGTCTTGATGCCCTGCGTCTGATCGTCGTGACGCATCAGTAA